In Chrysemys picta bellii isolate R12L10 chromosome 4, ASM1138683v2, whole genome shotgun sequence, the sequence ATATCATACTAAAATATTTAGCACTTGCACAGCACTTTACAGCCCCAAATTGCTGCGCTAATATTAATTTATTAATCCTCAGCTGAAAAGCTGAGCCCATTTCCCAGCTGGCTGCCTGCTACATGGCTTTATGTGCCTTTTTAAGTGAAGACATACGTAAGAAACATTAGCAGAGGATTATCCACCATTCAGGTCAGACCTCGGCTGGAGAACAGATGCATTAAAATGCAGACTAGGATCTGTGTATTGCCAGTGAATGATGAAGGAGTCCTCTGCCACCGGATGGTTTATCTGGAGTCGCCGGTGACATGGATAAATCATGGAGTGGATACTGGGGCCCAACTGGAACAAGTTGATGACAAATCCCCCTGTCCAACAGGCTACTACAGAGACAGCTTCTTCAGGCTGTTGCAAGGGAGAGTCTCGTGCCCTCGcccgctcccagctccccagtTAAACATGCTCTTTCGGCGGCTTCACTGTCCAGTTTGCAGATCAGCACTGGGATGGCTCCGTGACTCTGGATGACTATGTTGACCGCAGCCAGTAACTTCAGGGAGACTTCCCCAGTGGTATCTTGTGGCAGGGCAGATGTGAGCACAGGGGGGTCCATGCTTCCATCAGGGCTGACGGAAATGGAATCCACCAGCCTGGCACCTGTTTGGGAAAAGAGGTAGGGCACGTAGGTCAAAACTGGCATAAAAATGCTGAAAGATGAGACAATTCTGTAGCACCAGCATTGTGGAAGCCCATCCCAGATAGCACATGGCACATTCCAGCTCTACTGATCAAGAAGGGGAAACAAGAACAAGATACTCTTCAACAACAGTTTGTTTCTGAACCTTATCACCCTGGGCCCATTTGCAAAAGGACCCGGGCTTGGTGCCCAATAGCACTACAAACACCAGCCTGCACTGTGCTCTTGGCACACGACTGGTTACAGAATAGGTTCAGCTGGAGCATATTCAGACAAATCAATAGATTACAGGCAGGGTTATAGTTTGACTTGTGCCCTGTGCAGAACTGACCTAACCCCACTGGGGAGTTCTGCCCTTCACCAAGATCCAGCCAATCCAATCCATCTCAATTCAAATTCACCAGATATGTAAGACTAGGTCTTCAACACTGCACTGGTCAACACTTCTAGGTCTTCAACACTGCACTGGTCAACTGAAATCTATCTGTGGGTTTATACCTTGCCTATCACTGTAGTATATGAGAATCCTCACAATATGGAAGAAGGTTGGGACTGCCTCACCATCTCATAAGGCTAAATTCCATACAGGAAAACAAAATTTTCCATTCAACACTTCCCCAAGTGTCTTGGATATGAACTGCAGACAAGGCCAGATCTTCCCTTGGCGTTAACTGGagtggctccattgaaatcactgggattATGTTAATTTAAACCATCAAAGGCGACAAATCACAAAGGGATCCAGTAGACACATTTACAATAGAGTATAGCCATAAATAGCCAGTAAGAAGACAATACAGAGGGGTCCCAGCAAAACACTAAGACTGTCTTAGAAAGAAGAAGCATTGGCAATCCAAGGTTGTAAATTAGAGGAATAGATTTGAAGGAACATCCCAGCTACTTAACCCCGAAAGCCCAAAGGGTGAGGTTATACAACTCCCTTTACTTGGCAATCCTTCCGACACCTCCCTTTCCTATAACCAACTGCAGTGTGTGTGCGTGCCCAGGTATCCCTTTCCTTTCTGTAGGCCCCAGTCAAGATTATTTTTCTATCAGATACACATGCAAGAATATGGGGAATCTACCAGATGCTAGGGATGGGCCTAGATGGGCCTAGCACTAGAGACTCCTACAGCGTTTGCCTTAGAGCTCATACCACTCGCATGTACACACACATTAAAGATGGGCCAGATTTGAAACCCTGGATCCAAAACACCACTGTGGAATCCGATCCTGGTTCAGCATCCAAGTTTTGCAATGGGCCAAACTAAATGCTCAGATTCTCAAATCCCCCATCCTCTAGGTGTCCACAAAAGCAACTGCAATTTTGCGACTTGACCTCATCTCTATCTAAAATGTTAATTAATGCATCATACACTGAATTATGTATGATAGTTATTAATagataaatatatggagatacctatctcatagaactggaagggaccttgaaaggtcaaccAAGTACTGttcctgatccctaaatggcccccctcaaggattgaactcacaaccctggatttagcaagccagtgctcaaaccactgagctatccctccctccataaGGAACCACGCTTTGCACATCATTTTTATCAGGTGTCATCTGGCTACGTCCAATGTGGTCTatggctggggctcctaggtgctatggtaatacaaataaataataataataatatacctGAGGCCTAATTCTTTTTTGCTTTGCACTTATGTGTCATTTACATTTATGCAAAGTGGGTGGTAGCATTTCACATCctctttgcacaggtgcaaatggCTACACATGggaccagaagttggttcaataaaagatctcacctcacccaccttgtctctttaatatcctgggaccaacatagctacaaccgCACTGCAATCAACACTGTTTAGAGGCAGTTACAGTTGAGGCTGTTTTTGTGAGACCCATGTGCTTCAGGTCTGCTGCTACTTCTGTCCTTGGCTCTCACACCACTTTGCTGCTGCCCCTCAATCTAGACCTGCAGCGCTCCGAcattccagttctgggcccctAAACAGCTCTCCTGATATCCCTCAAATCCGATCTGCAGCCCCCGCACCATCCCAGTCATTGCATTCATTTGGGTAGACACTAGCAACCCTGCCATATTCGTTTGATAAGCTCTAAATTATCCTGTAGAGATTGCACTGAGACTACAAAACTCATGTGGTTTGTGAGCACACCAGGATAAAATACAGACGTGAATAGCTAGCATATTAACCTACTGAACCCAATAAAAAAGCACAGAACATGAACAGATATTGGGGGAAGGACAGGAATAGACTCCATTTTTTCTTCTCGAGCCTTACACCATATCTGGGGTATCAGGTGGACGGTCATAGATTCCACTGACATCGGTCAAGAAAACCACTCGCTGGGGGGAGAATTCCCTGGACAGAACCTGCAAAATGAAAACTGTGCAACAGAGGATCTAAAGCAACAGGTTCCCTGGAATCTCAGTAACAGTTCCAAAGCCAGTCTCTTCTGGGTGTTCTTCCCATTGCTTCTTCTTCCATGTACATAACTCAAAATCCTCTCCCCAGCTTCTGGCCTCCTTCCTATGACCCTATTGCACAGTAAGGGATCAAGGCTAAATCCTGCCCCTGAACATGTGGGTGGACAGAATGGACCCAACTGTGGTCACAACTGGGTTAGGTCACAAGTGCCTTCAGTCCTAGTCCCAACTGTAAATTTCCGAATAAGCCCATATTGGAGCTTTTGTGCTGGTTGGGCCTGTACCCAATACACAGGCAGGGAAGCCATTAAACATCAAGTTGGGGATCCAGTCACCTGTATGGAATCCACAGTCAGAGTGCATGAATTAGATGACATTCCCAGGAGATTCCTATATGGACTCTCAGGGGATCGGCTCTTTCAGAGATTCTCTGCACCCGTCAGAGGCCTGTCTATGAGCAGAGGAGGAAGGGGTGCTATCACCAGCATTCAGCCCTACTGGTAGAGAGGGCACCCTCCAAAGACAAAGCCCAACAGTAACTATCCGTGGATGACAGTGAGAGATTCCACCACTGCCACTCCCGCACCTGGGGAAGGCCGGACGTCTTACCTCGATGATAGCATCCCCTGATAAGATACAGCAGTGCTGTTCAGAGTCCAGAGCACAGTCCCCATGCATGACCGGGATGTAGCCAGCATCCAAGGCATCCCTTATGGCAGAAATGCCAGCCTGGCTGACTTTCTTGCCTGCTGTCCTCCAGACGCCAAAGGGCTGCAAGACAGACACCATGTTGGCCAATGGCTTATGTTGATCCCTGTCATGATCTAACAGCATCCTCCAGCTGggtgcttctcccctccccctcgccccagtCAGAAACCTTGCAGGCATTCAAGCATGCAGAATCCACAGCTTCATTCTAAGGCCATGTTACACCTGTTAACCTCTGGATTCCCTGTGTTTTGTCTGACAACTAGGTGGCCAGACACTACAGAAGAATTAACCAGTTCTCAGAGTCTTCTCTCCAGTGGCCAGACTCACAGTGTAAGTATGTCCTTCATGCTGCCCCTCCTGGGATTCAAATCAGGATCCTTACAGTTCACAGCCAGCAGCTCTACCAGCCTCTAGAGAGCAGAGAAGACAAATACGGGATGCCCCTTACCGAAATGCCCACCGTTGGGACGCCGCACTTTACCAGCTGCTCCGTCACCAGGTGGTTCAGCTGCGGGACCAAACAAGCAACATTCCCATCAGAACAGCTTTTCTGTCTATGTGCCACCCCACACCATCTGCAGCATCAGTTCAATAACCCAGGGAAGGACATGAGCCAAAGCAGCTCCCTGTGTTTATTAGAGCCGTCTAACCAGGGCGGTAAGAATCCATACGGCAACATGTGGAGTCACCACCTCTCCGGCCATTTCACCTTCTGTTTAATTAGACTACTCAACAGACCAGAGGTGTGTGACATACACTATTGGTTCTAAGCTGCCCCTATTGTTATGCACCCAGATGACCGGGCTGCTGGTTGAGTGCATTGGCTCCCTTTCCATTAGTTCTTCTGTGGAGGATTTGTGGTTTGAAGCACAAATGGACTAGTCTGTAAAATGGTTGTGGCGCCTTGATTAGTTTTGCACTGGTTTCTAGGGAGACTTTCTGGGTTAAATTTTAGTTACTTATTTacacagagccagattttcaaaactggtcAGCAGCCAAGGTGCTGGGCTCTTTGGGCAAATGGACCTATACAGACCCCTGATCTTGTGTTTATCATAGGCAGTGTACAGTGTGTAGAGAAGGGAGTTGGGAGCAAAGACTCCTGAGTTCGGTTCCCAATTCTGACACTCTCTTGTTGTGAGACCTTCAGTAAGCCGCTTATTCTtgctgtgccttggtttcctcatatataaaatggggataataatactgagcTACTTCACAATGCAGGAGAGCAGCTGGAAGGCTGAATTAGTGaacgtttgtaaagtgctttcaggtC encodes:
- the LOC135983254 gene encoding uncharacterized protein LOC135983254, whose amino-acid sequence is MQVKQSNTHCNCNSRWCGVAHRQKSCSDGNVACLVPQLNHLVTEQLVKCGVPTVGISPFGVWRTAGKKVSQAGISAIRDALDAGYIPVMHGDCALDSEQHCCILSGDAIIEVLSREFSPQRVVFLTDVSGIYDRPPDTPDMV